Genomic DNA from Cloeon dipterum chromosome 3, ieCloDipt1.1, whole genome shotgun sequence:
TTATAATTTCAACAGATCCAAATGTTACACAATTCATTATTCAAGGGAGGTATGttttaaatgatgaaatgTACGGCATCGAGAATAAAATGCACGGTACTGTGAAggctttgaatttaaatttcaattcgcagtctctctctctatgAGGCTTCGTGCTTTGTCTTGTATTGTGTTAAAGCGCACTCAAACTGAAACAATAATGTGTCTGCCGTAATAAGTAACCGCATTCCATATTTATGGCGGATGCAGCGCGCTGGTTCGTCTAGCTGCACGAGAGTTGCACCACTTGCTTATTTATATGTACGTGTTATGGCAAGCAACACGTGTGCGCGGAGTAATTTGTCAAACGGGCGAGCTCGCTTGAATTATTTGCACCCGGATATTTTATGCTCCAATGCGCTTCCTCTCAGAGAAAAAAGCGAAAACCCTGTACAAGTGCAATACCATTTCGCTCTAAATCCCACACActtacacaaattttaaagctaCTAGTTGTTGAAAGATTTTCCAAAAGGGGTCTGCGAAAAtgatttctgaaattttaatccgaAAATTGTCTATATTAAGCATAATTCTCAGAGctatccaaaatattttctatgtTACCACTCATCATGCcttatttcgaaaattaaaacagtttatttgcaaattaaatgtaaaagaataaaaaattccagcgaTATGTTATTGtgaggaaaatgtttaaattcacTCCTTTCATCGCGTCTCTTCTTTGCTGACATTAACAACACTTGACTTCATTTATCACATTGTCCTCACAGCTATAAAATTGTTCACTTATTTCAAGGGGTTTGAAATATAGCAGTTTGGGTGGGAAAGCACCCCCTTAACCTTCAGCTTGTCAGAGCAGGTCTAGATGAGTCCTACCGTggatagtttttaaaattctgatggttagaactaGATATTTGGAGTTGACATAATAatgcaaaatagaaaaaagtaaaaaatcatattttttccagtttttaaaTGGACTGACACGAAAAAAAAGCTCTCAAATGTAATGGGACAACTCAAAGGCACGTTATCGATGTGTCAAAAGACTAagcttattttcaaaacagtaattaaaaaacaaaaataacagaaGCGACCTTTGAACTTGACCTAGGACATCAAAATAAGTGTTATATCAATCGGGCTCAttgagaggaatcaaaatcataccttatttttgaaattgcactACAGGGAGATGAGATACTGAggtctaaatattttccccaaaaaaataatattttgtcgaaataaatttactatGCAATCTGCTAGTAAAGACTGATTTCTGGGgtaaattttgttgagtttGCTTGACCTCATGCCATTTCCCCCCTCTAACTCATGACATTTCAGctcatttgaaattgtttcatacttaaattagtttaattcaaataatctcAAGTTTCCAAATCGTCGGGAGCCCGTTTTCCTGAACCGCAGATGTTTCTTCATCTCAATCTCAAGCACAGAGAAAGTGTGGCCTTGTTTTGTGCGAAAACAATCACGTATATCCCTTATTTCTCTATTAAGACGGCTCGAGAACGACAGAAGGGTGAATCAGTAGGTTGTGAGTCTAGCCGATCAGTCTTGATTAAGAGGTAGTTCAACGGCTGGGTTGCGTTGCGTGTGCGGCTGCCTGGCGCGAATCTATTAAGCTGCTGCCGGCAGAGGTCAAGGCCTCGCTCGAGCACACGGCTACGCTACGCAGCCCGCTTGCTTTATTCACCTCGAGAGACGGCTAAATATTTGACTGAGCGCGCCGTGTGTTGCTTCTTTCGCAGCGCacgattaaaattcatgacGCGATGAGCAGGTGCAATCGAGCGCACGCTATACCATGCAACCGGTTGGCGTCTACTGCTCGACCGGTTGCATTCTCTGCCCCTTAATTATGAATGCCGAGTAGCTGTGAAGACGGCTGTTACGGCCAAGGCCGACCTCATTCCGAAAAAAGAGCTATCGGACGGATcctaaaatagaaaaacaagCTGCTCTGGCATGTCAATGcgagttaaatatttaatttttaattcactgtaaattaaataaaaagagctgAAAATGTATCCCAATTTTCAGCATTATTCGGCCGAAAAATAACATCctattcttttttaaacaacttCGCATGGGATGGGTTTCAGTCTTTGTTTTCGCATGGGAAGGAAATCTAACCCTCGTCATGaacaccaattttaaaaatcggtgTTTACGCCCATGCAgagaatttttgttatttaactCACCATTAAGAGAAAGCAAAATGAAGAGCAGCATTTGGCTCCAGGAGCAGCGACAGCTCTTCCAGTGCAGCATTGTAACCCGCCCCGGCGAAAACTGTaaacagaataaattattagcgCGTCATTGCCAGTACAGTGTCTCGTCTGCTTCTGCGAGAGAAAACATTAATCTCTCTGCCTGTGCTCGGCTCGTTCTCTGGCTCAGTGTACgtgcttaaaaatattgcggtgctcattttaaaaacaggcaaaaatTTTGGCACTCAAACAGTCCCTCcgtcaaaagtgaaaaaggaaaaatagaCTGCGGTTCAACAGCACGAGAAAGCTACGTTTGAAAGATTTTACAGCAGATTAAGAGGAAGGAAACGTCTGAAAGAACAATTCTTATCTCCTTTAAAagtcgtaaaaattaataattataattttaaactaatgcAGAATTAATTGCCAACTAAAAATatcttggaaaaaatgtaGAATGCGAGAAAAATTAGACCATTGAATCCATCTGGGCAGATTTTAatgttaatcatttttaaaatatttagaaatgaGGCACTATACAAATTCATGTGTCCTACAAAAAAAGCTGttccaaaatttatatcgTGCATGATCTTCGctccaaattttcacttacaTACACAGAAGATTGAGAAAAATGTGCTGGGATAACcagcaatattttgaaatgtcccTTCTAGAGTGTAGCTAAATTCTGGCAACCCTGCAAAAAAGTTGACCAGAGATGAGAAAAAGACCTTTTCTCATTAACGTACATGAATGTGTTCTTAAGACGCCTTCCATGTCTTCcccttttaatttacataaactAATTGCATAATTCAAGTGCTTTGAACGTACTGGGGTAAAAATgtcgtaaaattattttaaatgtctcTTCAGCACCTCcgtgattgaaaaaaatgtttgaattgtTTGTCGTGAGCATTCCactattgaaaaaaatcctttttgcaCAGGCAACTCTTAATAAACCAATTCCACGTGAGCCCAATCAAGGTTCccacacaataaaatttaaaaaaaaagtcaAGCAACTATATGagggtttaaaaatatcacggCAATATgccattttcataatttcagatatttttcttaaaaaaaacccTTTTACTCTCGCAGGAAACTGCAAGAAATCGATTGTTTCTCATGAGAATATTCGGCCAAAGATGCCGTCGTGCTGCTCTTTTCCATATCTTTGCCACTCTCGCAAAGCCTCGGGACTAAGCTCTATCTTGTCGGAGGGTTATGCAAAATGAGGCAAAGATTTATCGAGTGACTCTCAGTCAGCAGCGGAGTGACTGCGACAGCCGCACACGCATGAAATATAGCGAGCGAACCGGAGTGAACACGCGGCCCTTTTGAATATATCAAATAATATGTGCGCAGCGTGGACTACTCTTCTGTGTTTTCCGATATTGTTTATTGCGTTCGCCAGGCTGACAGTGAGATGGAGAGCAGTGTTATTGTTTCGACGAAAACAAAAGACGCCCTTGAGAAAATGAATATTCGGACGGCAGATGGTGAAAAACGACTTATTCCgactaaaatattcaaaaggaTGCTTGTTTATTactttttcagcttttccgTGGCCAATTTCCTTCACGAAtacaaatgtttttaatgCGCTCGCACGTCGCAAGTTGAAACTCGCATGATTTATGGCTTTAATCTAAAGAAAGTAGCTCCGCTCGTAAAATATCACTTTCCACTGCTATAACCATGAGACAGAGAgtatatatttgtttgttatttcgGTGTTTAGTGCGAGagtaaaattacaaatgaGTTTTTTCATCCAGCCCGCAAAGATTTATTCGAATTAAACTGACACACAAACTAGAGaagctatttttataatttttggttctGCGTTTAAAGAAGTgatggtttaattattttgttgaaattcaaATGCCACGCCCTGCAGTATGtactaaatttttgtgaaaaagagCCATGATCTGGCCGAAAGTGGACAGCAGCTGCTCTCGGGCACGTCCAACTGACAGACGGCGCAGCACAACACACGGCACCGGGATTTTGTTCTCTCACGAAATCCATCGCGCCACTTGCAGCAAAGTACACATACACATATTATTGCATCGCAGCTACAAAATCGATGGCATACACGTGTCCTCTCGGCGCAAAACTGCTCTGAATGCAAAGTAATTGGAGTTTTTCGGTCGCTATAAAAGCGAATTGCTCCGACGATCGAGTCTCTGATTAAACCTCGGAGGCAGCAAGAAAGCACGTTCACAGATAAAACCGCTTTGCATGGATCCCGCTCGCTTCTGTTGTGCACAAAACTTGGCCATCAAGACGCCGCCGCGCATTGACATCAAAGCAGGGCATTCCCTCCGGCTTGTTGCAACTTTGCATTGCATCATCGACGGTGCTACCACCTGATGACACCGGCCAAATGGCTCCAGCACCAGCTGCCGCCGATGCGAGCTGCTCTATTTTTCCCATCAGCGTGCAATATCATTACGATTCAAAAGGCAGGAGTGATTCGAATGGATTAATGCATCGCGAGCCTAATGGGACGAATAAATAGCATGTGCACGAAGctcaaatacatataaataattacctcgattaaaaatttaaatggtgtCTCCGTTTAAAAATCATGCTTCAACTCTCTAGATATTTCTTAAATGCATCTAGAAGGTGATAATTAATAATCGATAAAAAGCATAGGATCATATTCTattcgtaaatattttatttttaattaattatcgtaaacctttttacctttttttacGCAATAATTTTGTCTACCGTTTATAAATCAGTTGATGCTTAATATCAAAGCTGCAATGAATCATGCTGAAGTTTCGCCATTCTTTTGACTTAAAGCTCACTTCAAGTTCATTTACGAGCCCAATGAAGAAACTTTCAAATAACTTGTGCTGCAAAGTCAAACAGACCGAGCCTTATTGCTGCACACGCTCGACTCTGCTGTATTATGCAGCCGACAAAGATGACATTTATATTCCCCcgataaaatacataaatatgcGAGAAAATTACTCCGCGTGCGGCtgttttacgatccaaaatttaatctcgaCCTTGATTTGCATTGCATACGCGAGATCCTCATCGCATATATCGAACCCTGAAAACCAGCCCCTTCTACATGCAGCACGAGGGAGTTCGTTTCTGTTTGATTTACCACACCAAAGATTTGTTTTTCGCGTTTACAACTTCTGTTTCAAATTAGCCTGAAtgctggctgctgcttgcTTACGCATTTGACAAATGCCCCAAAAGTTAACagaaaagtgtgtgtgtgtacgagGGAAAACGATACCaagttgtgattttttttctttatttcaaatcagaCTTTGTAACAAATATGCCCGTCTAGAAAACTTTCCCGCCCGCGCAAAGTCAACTTTTCTTCGTATTTTCCTTGTGTGAATTTAGTTgagaaataaatctaaaattactcTAAACGTTTCAGGATCCAGTAAAAGATGTCACCatgatttaattatatgaattttgaataagattattcacaaaaatttcttgtttaaaCCTCTCAACTACAACTCTCGAtcaaaaactctaaaaatgattaaaaaagaaaatctttgGTGGGCGGCGTATTATATCAGGGAACATCTTCTGCGCGGCGTTTCGCGCGAACTTGCACGCTGGCCCCTCGGGCCACATATCTtcagcagtaaaaattcactCGAGAAAATGAACACGGCGCGCACATTATGctcaaattttacgatttgcTGCAGCAGGTGAGCAGATTTGGCCTGCGAGACGCGGCGCCGTGACTCTGCGGCGCCGAGTGATTTTCTGTGTCAGCCCGGCGCCCCACGGGACTCCACGGCCGCTTatgaaaatgctatttttgcaaatttgtcaAGTAAAATCTTGAAAAGGGATTTTTCTCCATACCAATTATTGCAGGAAAGATCAATATGAAAAACCTTACGGCGTTTAAAGTGGATACGATTAAActctttaaatgttttgatacGAATCAAAGctgaaacatgaaaatatgttaatattttccaaacaGTTCTTCAAATCATGTGAAAATTACTTCAATACACAAACAAGTCTTTACTGCTTTATTAACTAACGTAAAGTTGATTtggaacaaacaaatttttgcaaacttaAACATCAACAAAGTGTATGTTTCTGAAAATACATGAATCAATGGCATAATCCGAACGAAGTAGGATGTCATTGAAGCAGTTAATGGTGTCTCTTTGGTTTATCTTATGCAAATTATCGGCGAGAGGCAGTTTCCTCAAGAAAATGGGATTATCATCAGGATCTAAAACTTCCACTTTAAACTCGACTCGACAACCTTCCGGCACAATGGCAAAAAGGTCTATGTGAGCCCAAGAGTTTTTCTCCAGCTTTTTGGGGAAGTTGATTTCACGCTTGTAGAGCGACCCATTAATGGAAACGGTGTATTGACCATTTAAGTTGTTATTGTAGCTCTTGTGTCCAGCTTCTTCTAGCCTAATgagaattgatttatttagatttacCATGTGACTCGGAAACTCTAATTTAATACATTGTTGATGTACACTCGCCAAAGTAGTCCTCTTCATATATGTCCAGTTTGCACAAGACATCAAAGCCTAAGATTTTAATGCATCTCTTAGCGATCaacgtaattttaaatattatgagactcgttattttttcccattttgcctttttgaaaatagttCTGATGTCATCAATGTAACCGTCTCCAATCAGTGTCAAAATCTTTTTGTGCGGTCCCCTTTCAAATGGGATGGTGCAAATTATGGATTCATTAAGTTTGGGCTCCTCGTCAAACCGCAGCAGTGGATTTTTGAGTGCAGCAAGgtaagttttttctttttcggtgagaaaaagcacaaaattttgaaggTCGCTAAACTTCAGTGCCAACAATCGAAGGCTTGGACAGAACCGTCGAAAAGTAGCTCTGTGCAAcgcaaaatcataaaatcattatatttCATCTTCGTATTTCCTgtagaatataatatataccTTTCATCGTCTCTAGATTTTGCGTAATTAAGACAGGCCTTTACAAGCTCTAACTCGCAATCAATGTTCATTTGATCCAAAGTCAAGAACATCTCAATAGCTTCCTCTCTGGCCTCGAGGAAGGTTTTGTGCTGGACACATTTCTCTGCCTCCAAACTCAGCAGCTGCATTTGCAGGTTTTTATTCTATGCATAAGTATTAAAAAGTCTTAACCTTCAAGCAAGACGAGGTGATGGCGTTGATCAAAAGGTTCTCGCTCAAGACTGCCCACACGTTTTCCACAGACAAAAACCTCTCCTCAAGTAGTTTGGAGCACAGAGCACTAAGATCCTCAATCATATATTCATCAGAGGCTGCAGCCAACTTCAGACATAAATCTAAACTGTCTACCTCAGTCACCAGTTGTCCACAGAGATGGGCAAACCTTCAAATTTTGAGtagcaaaaattatgaaaagctAATTCACTATAGTTGCTAAAATCctttagtgttcaaagccaccaACTGATGGCGTCAGCGGCTACTTAGATTTTATTGCACTCTTCCGTTGTGATTTTAcactcaatcctgctaatgTGCATTCTgatcttaaaataattcattttgatgtgtcggaaaccaaaatcagtccagctaatcaccgtagaaacgtcgggaaagatttttttatttcaaaaagttgtTTTCCCCGTTTCTTGGCTGAACCGAAATTGGCTTTCAGCTCaccaaaagaaatcattttaaggaCTGAGTGCATAGCAGCAGAATTTAGTcaaaaatcgcagcggaataAGTGCTTTAAAATCGTAGCTCTCTGTTGGCGACTTCGAACACTAAAGGCTTTCGTTAAATTGAATAGTCATATCGTATAAGATTCTCACTCAGCAACTAATTTGAAGACCTGAGGCTCGATGTTCTTgagtttgaaatattcacaGGGGCCGTAAAGTCCATTCAGCCtttctttgaaaaacaaactgcTCACGACCTTCAAGTCGGACTTGCATGCGTTGACCTCCTGGGGTAATTTGTTTACTATGCTGTACAATGGgtcgtgaaatttaaaagagaaaccTGGACGTTTTGGTCGTCACCAACGAGAAATATGCAATCGGTCTGCAGTGCACCTCCCTCCAGGGCCCTCAATTTCTTGATGGCGACTGTTAACTTAGCACCGCTCATTTTCTGATGATTACTCTTTCatacaaaactaattttacgTAAACACCAAACACAAGAGCTATCAAATAATCTCTGTCGCTGCAACGATAGTATGAAAAGACGATAAGACTATCTCCTTATCCTTAAAATTAGCTGCGAGTTGAAGGCGGGAGGTGGAGCAGAATTCAAAGTCCCCAAATTGTCTGAGTAAAAAGAATCTTGTGTATATATGAGATCAGAATCTCGAGCAGgtctttttattcaattttttatgtatcaACTAATAATAATAGAGTTATTGCGCAAAATTAGGGGTCGATTTAAACAGGGGACAGGAATAGCTGCTGCCCAAAGACGCCTCAAAATTGATTACATACCGATCTTTTTGCGTTCCATCGCCGCATAAAAGTATCATTTTACAGATAGTTTTATACATGGCGGCAGAAAATTCTCTGATCAATCAGCCAGCAAGTTTTGCTTCCgcaaatattccaaaatcTCCGATTAGACTCAACTTACATGCACTGTGATGGCCGGCGTATACTATGCCGGAACTGCctctacaaaaaaaatatgcaatggTATTGACAGCAAAAGTTTACGAATATGACTCCGCGAAAGTTAGACCACTTGCGTAGCCCTCGCTTAATTTAATCGTCGATTTCGACTTTTCTCTTTGGTTTTCTCTTGAAGTGTAATAAGTATTTGATGAAAAAGTCGGGCTGTTTTTTCATGTTCGCAtagagagcaaaattttaccCAGAACTGCAGAGAGCAAGGTCCAATAGCGCAACTAGTTCTGATGGCAAAGAGTGTGACGGACTTTCCACCGGAAAATGAACCCGCGCGTGCTTTGAAAATCGAGAAACAAAAAGCCTTTTGCTCTTTTGCACTCGCTTGTTTGACAAAGGACTCAACTCGCGAATATTTCAACGGCACGCTGGACCTAACGATCCAAAAATGAGTGTTTAAATCTACCTcggtaaaatataaaattggattGAACAATGGTGTTTttgtggcaaaataaatattcacgtACGTAattgtaatataatataagagaaataaaataattaatgttaaataatAGATTTATTACATTAATCAGCATCTGCACTTCTGGAAGTGTGTTTTGATCAATTTAGTTGCCATTAGATCATAGAAAGTGAGCACCGGAATTAGACGATGGTGTTTGTTTCACCCTTCACGAGAGGGTTGCGTGAAAACCAACACTTGCCAAAACGAACGGTTTCTTGATAAATATCTTATCAGGGTTAGCGTGCCGCTGCCTAATCCTTCTCGCTAGAAATATCCCACCACCGACGGTTTCGCACCCAATCTCGCGCTCCCTTCACGATTCCTGCGAAATCAAACGTTATACATCACTTCCAAATGCAGAAAGAATAGAATGAGAAATGCCTTCGTATCATTTGAGCAGACAAATGGTTTATTTTGGGGGCGCCTAGTAGATTTTTTGGTAATATGAAAATCATCTCGGACTTGCTGTATATGTATTTCAGAGTTGGAAATTTAGTGGGAATAAAGCTGCTTTTACCGCGAGACAGAGCAAATGAAAACTTTTTCTTCCAGCTGGAA
This window encodes:
- the LOC135939491 gene encoding uncharacterized protein LOC135939491, encoding MSGAKLTVAIKKLRALEGGALQTDCIFLVGDDQNVQEVNACKSDLKVVSSLFFKERLNGLYGPCEYFKLKNIEPQVFKLVAEFAHLCGQLVTEVDSLDLCLKLAAASDEYMIEDLSALCSKLLEERFLSVENVWAVLSENLLINAITSSCLKLLSLEAEKCVQHKTFLEAREEAIEMFLTLDQMNIDCELELVKACLNYAKSRDDERATFRRFCPSLRLLALKFSDLQNFVLFLTEKEKTYLAALKNPLLRFDEEPKLNESIICTIPFERGPHKKILTLIGDGYIDDIRTIFKKAKWEKITSLIIFKITLIAKRCIKILGFDVLCKLDIYEEDYFGECTSTMLEEAGHKSYNNNLNGQYTVSINGSLYKREINFPKKLEKNSWAHIDLFAIVPEGCRVEFKVEVLDPDDNPIFLRKLPLADNLHKINQRDTINCFNDILLRSDYAIDSCIFRNIHFVDV